aagaaaatctgattgtttgtctgtttgtttaagGGACTTTAAGGGGTTTAAGGGACAGAAATGGAATAAGAATCATAGGTTTATAATTTGCCACAAGTGAGCAGTCAAGAGTATGCgtcttaaaaatgtttaaatgtagtgGGAAGTTGATGGTTGGTGCAGATACAAAATTGTAGGAAGAACCCAGCACTATGTTTGAGCAATGTAAATTTCCCATAGTATTGCCAAAGTTTAATATTTGGTGTCTTTGCAGTTCCTAAAGTCAGAGGCTGACCTGGAATACATTGAGAAGCGGCTGAAGCTGGACTTCCTCAACCAGCATGCAGTGAATGGATGTCCTGCTAAGGTGATGATTTTACTAAcagctttttttgttcatttctggcccttaaacaggataagcattttcagataatgGATAGACACTGGTGAGCTGTGGGTCTATGGTTACTTTACAactagaggaagagaggagaagtaatcaaataaatgaaaatattttaaagcgGAATGATCGCTGGTTATGGCTACTTCATGGAAAAACGCTAGAGTCGAACTCGTAACTCTGGTGGACTGGGGAGGGGGACAAGACTCTGCGATGCCCGGTGGCTGAAATGAAGAACTGTAGGTTGGCTTTTATGAGCCTGCCTCAGAATTCTCACTGTATTCCTAATGGAACACTAGGGTACCGTGGACATACTGCGCAGAAAAACTACGCCACTCTAAGTGGCTACATCTGTAACCTAACCAATCACAAAGCATTTGTTGGAACATACTCACTAATGTGCTCTTTTAATAAGCATGAACGAACCCTTACAATCACTCAGGCGGGGCAGAAATGATGCACATCATCAAAGATCTAAACAGATTTGCCTAATGcatgcaaatggaaaaaagcGCACAGGAGATCcagcaacatttttcacaaatgcaTATTCAAGTATTCAATAAAGACAACCATATAACTCGTGCCCGAGGAAACTGCAGTAAAGTTGTTGGTGTGACTTCTGTACAGCAATTCACACCAACATTCATTTGCCCATTTAGCATTGTTGCTcttactatggagtttgtaatcatggtcatcCTGCTTTTCTAGAGCTCCCCTAgataacatcatctgaactgctaatgatgaaaaatccCTCCGCGTTaagtcatctggaggagtttttcacctAGAAGcaggtaaatatttaaaaatagggaagtcagaggaaaggttaaaagcattaatgtacatttacaccctaaactaaagccatagaaagcaaattgaaaatgtgtgaagtcaccctttaagttaaaactgtcagaaaggtatCATTCTAATCGTTTTTTATTGAGCTCGAAGTGGATAGTGGAGTCATtctggagttgtactggagtgcagtATAAGAAGAGGTTGTTCTAATAACAATAGAACCTAATAAAGTtatacctaataaagtggccagcaAATGTATTTCATAAAAAGTGTTGTTAACCATCACCATCAACATTTACTGACCTTAATGCTTTTGGAATTGTGAATTAAGAACTTACAGCATAGCCTAACACTGTAGAAGCTAACAATTGGCATTTTGTCTCCAGGAGAACCCATCAGAGATGCTGGAAAACCTAAGGGACATCAAAGCCAAACACACAGCATTGTCCTCTCAGGTGAACGAGATCACAGCTGCACAGAAAGAGTCCATGGACTCCATCAGAAGTAACCTTCAGAGTATCATGGAGCTAATGCGACACTTTCAAAAAACTACTGATGTGGAGGTAGCCACACAAAACAGTGCACCATCATGAAAATCTCTAAGACCACCACTAAGTGTATGACAGTCTCAACTTTTTTTGTACTTGCAGGTATATTCCTTTAATGGTTATAGCTTGTCAAAACACGTGCAATTAGCATTAGCATAACGTTTCATATCTGGTATAAGGTTAGtcttagtttttttatgtaatcTGCTTATAGGTGACAAATAGGAATGTTCTGATTACGAATGTTCTTAACAAGCCTGTTCAGGCCAGGTGAGAAACCAAGGACAACCCTGGAGTATAACTTGGTCTCTTAACCAACATTTCCTCAGACTAGGAGGCTACTTGAATGAGTATCACTAACCTAAAATGCTTTATGTGTAATTTGTGTATTAGAATTTCTGTTAAATATTCCCTGGGTGCCAGATATTGGACATTGCAATAATgcataaagcttttaaatttaTGCAGAGGGGAATGCTTTATCGTTAAATATGTGTGATTAAAACTCCAGTACTTTTAAAACGGTGTACTTTTATTTGGTCCTATTACGTAGCTGTTGACAGCTGCGTAGTCTCTGTAAGTATCCTCTTACAGAGACTACCAGTAACTGGTATGTTAATGATGGAATACAGAGTATATTCCACTACATTTTGACAATGTGTGGATCTTACACAGCTATCATTATATTGTTCATCCCTGGCTACGAACTGCTGTTGACTCTCTCCTTGTTACAATGCTGCAGGTTCAGCCACTGACAGAGTTAGAACATGAATCTGCAGAGCTCCTGGATTCTGCGGCTCAGATCACAACAGCGGTAAGTTACTGTCTGCTCCCACAAACCTTCGTATCTGTTGGCAAATGGCAGGTTACATCACCAGACCATCTTagggccaaaacagagagacatatatGTTTGACTCTGGGGTTAAAACTGGAATACCTGCAGAGAACCCACACAAGAacaggagaacatgcaaactccatatACAGAATTGGCAGTATTAACATATTTTCAATGAACGTTTCTTAAAATGCTCTTATTATTTAATGTGTTATTAATGCTGAGGGTATGAGCACATTTTTCTAACTGCTGACATAGTGTTGACACTATTGGTGTATTGATTAATAGCTACATCTACTGGATTTGAAAAACATTGCAGGCAACGTGGATAAAGCGAGTGGATACTAAACTTTATTCACCCCTTCTGACATGGATGAATGGTCCTGTTTACATACCCAGTTGATAAAAAAGTGCTAACTGAGTGAAagagaagtgtgtgtatatattaggttcaatataaccaaaataatGACTATGACCAATACTATGTAAAACgcagaatgtacaaaaatgttttttccaaggAAATGTAAGTGAAAAACGTGAAATCAAagtcatttatgaaaaataagtggTTTTGAAAGTGGGAGTGCTTGTATACTTATGTGAGGGAAAAAGGCAgggtttacacatttttattaagaaagagAAGTTTTTGTAGCATGTTGGGGCTAAAGCAATTTTGTCTCTTTGCAACCAGTTCTCCTGCTTTTGAAAAAACTCttacacaaagtacagatgGGGCAGcagtacataaacattttaaagcaagttTGTAGAGGTGCATTGATGAGTGCTTGTTTATATTAcctcaaaaaaatatatacatatagttTTATATAACTTTACCTCCAAATTAACTTAAAAGTTaattcatttgatttgttttaaatgtgaagagTCTGTCAGACAGGGATTTAACATAATTAACTCAGGTGAAAACTgagtggaaacaggaaaggtaaacaaaaaaaaacaaaaaaaaaagtcatttttcttGATGGTTCTATAAATATCAATGGATAATGATAAACAAGtactaataaaacaaaccaCGACAAACAAAATCTCCTCTCCTCATTAcaggaaacacaggaaacaatTTGGCACTTCCTtacaacacagcagctgtatcGGCCATGTGATTTTTCTCAAAGCAATAAACACATCTATAGGGGGTTTAGTTCTTTGTGCTTGATACATGCATTGATGCTTCGGTATGGTTTGACCCATTACTAGTAGCATCTTTTGTTTCTCAAAGAAACACCCATGCAATGTTTTAtcagagaaacaaaggaagacGTGTTTTGGAATTTTATAGAAGACAAACGTCAGCATGGCTACTCTGCCCCATACAGCAAGATGTGATACACCATGTGCACACATGGTAGAAGTAAACAATCCCATTGTACTGGTCTAAAACATATTCTCCGCTACaagttttaattgtttaaaattgtgtttctgaAGTAAAGGACTAAGCACATACCCAAGTTAATTTTAAACACTACTGATTATTGTGTTGCAAAAAGGGTACCacgttaataaaaaataaaggtccaAAAAGATCATTTTTGGTAAAGCAGGTAAACTTTAACTACCTTAGGAGCTGACAAGTGGTTAATCCATAAACATCAGCATTTGTTGGGTCATAATTTGTTTTGGATAAActctatttttatattaaaaccactatATGGTGTTAATGGTGTGGATGATTGGTGTATATCATGCAGTTGAATAGCATTTCTGGAGGATGTGTagttaaatagttaaaaaaaaaaaaacaagctaatTCAGGGTGCAGGCTAACAAGAGATATATGAGTAGGACATTCAATATGGGGTTAGTGTTTTATTGATCAATATGCCACAGTTAATTTAGGAAAAaaccaaagttatcctttaagctttagtaaaaagaaattgaaatagAAATTGCCAACATGAGATACTCAagaatacagttttaaaaaattgtacTTGCAAGGGAAGTTTCAAGAACTGGAAAGAAGCAGGAAAGATTTTCTTTCACAcaaattatatatacatttacatttgcatttagtcatttagcagacgtgCTGAAGTGTTTTCGACTGTGGCCCAGGAAGggccaccaatctcgcagttcaatggttcaatccccggttcctctggtcacatgtcgaagtgcccttgagcaagacactgaaccccaatttagttgctcccgttaagcactttgagtaccaataggtagaaaagcgctatataactgcagaccatttaccttttaTCATCTGGAAAATTGACGATGTGCAGACcaatttcagcagttttttgaatattgggagtgagtttgctgaacATCCAGACTTTGGTAGCTTATCTCGGTTCCCACAATGATGGACGTTGTGGGAACACCgagctgaagagttttacttgacgtcttctgtgcggtgctgggaccaccagacgtcgttcattggcagagcgcagcagacgggagggattgtagacctgaatgagggagttgaggtaagcaggagatgttgagttgatcacccagtaggcaagagacagaccTTTTAACCTGATGCGGGCAGCTACGGGAAGCCAGTGTAgcgatctgaagagtggtgtgacatgagtcctttttggctaaAATGTGGCAGCATGCctcattttggatcatctgcaacgGTATGATTGTgcataccggtaaccccataacaaagcattgcagtaatcaagaaGAGATAAGACCAGCGCCTGTAAAAGAAGTTGGATTATATATTCTGTGAGGTAGattctgatctttctgatgttgtagatggcaaatctgcatgctctacaaactgaggagatgtggtccttaaagctcaattggttgtcgatgatgacccccaaaTTTCTGGctgacttagtggggacaatcattgtacatccaatgttgatgctgaggTTGGGTTGTGTCAAAGGCTgggctgggaagacaagaacttcGATCTTGTAGAGGTTGACCTGAAGATGTCGTTTTCTCATCCAAGCAAAGATAGACTATGAGAGTGAGACACATGCCCCTGCCATGGGTCTGAACTTTGGTCTTGTAGAGGTTGACCTGAAGATGTCTTTTTCTCATCCAAGCAAAGATAGACTATGAGAGTGAGACACATGCCCCTGCCATGATACCTTAAAGGTTTGTCCTGATAGATAAGAccgaagccaggctagagctgatcaaGAGAACAAATGAGGTCTGTGGTCCAAGtcagagtgtggacaagaggatctgatggttcacagtgtcaaaggctgcagttAGGTCAATTTAGATAGAAGACTgacttgtggcttttgcagcttaaagagtgccatttctgtggagttaccactcttgaagccagactggttgacatcgaggaggttgttctttGAAAGAAAGTCTTAGAGTTGATGGAAGAATGGTCGTTCAGAAGAtgccagaaatggaagaggaGAGATGGGTCTGTAATTCTCTACAAGGGAGTGGTCAAGAGAAGGCTGGGTATtgtgggcctgcttgaatgagttTGGAAAAGTGTAATAGCTGGCGTTAGTACGTATATAAACAACTGTTTCACTTAagctgtagtgtgtgtgtgtgtgtgtgtgtgtgtgtatgtgtatgtatatatatatatatatatatatatatatatatatatatatatatatatatatatatatatatatat
The Channa argus isolate prfri chromosome 24, Channa argus male v1.0, whole genome shotgun sequence genome window above contains:
- the ska2 gene encoding spindle and kinetochore-associated protein 2 isoform X3, whose amino-acid sequence is METTVDKLEAMFLKSEADLEYIEKRLKLDFLNQHAVNGCPAKENPSEMLENLRDIKAKHTALSSQVQPLTELEHESAELLDSAAQITTAVTSSVGKKFRQQPLGESSTLF
- the ska2 gene encoding spindle and kinetochore-associated protein 2 isoform X4, yielding METTVDKLEAMFLKSEADLEYIEKRLKLDFLNQHAVNGCPAKENPSEMLENLRDIKAKHTALSSQVQPLTELEHESAELLDSAAQITTAVPC
- the ska2 gene encoding spindle and kinetochore-associated protein 2 isoform X2: METTVDKLEAMFLKSEADLEYIEKRLKLDFLNQHAVNGCPAKENPSEMLENLRDIKAKHTALSSQVNEITAAQKESMDSIRSNLQSIMELMRHFQKTTDVEVQPLTELEHESAELLDSAAQITTAVPC
- the ska2 gene encoding spindle and kinetochore-associated protein 2 isoform X1 gives rise to the protein METTVDKLEAMFLKSEADLEYIEKRLKLDFLNQHAVNGCPAKENPSEMLENLRDIKAKHTALSSQVNEITAAQKESMDSIRSNLQSIMELMRHFQKTTDVEVQPLTELEHESAELLDSAAQITTAVTSSVGKKFRQQPLGESSTLF